A part of Nesterenkonia lutea genomic DNA contains:
- the upp gene encoding uracil phosphoribosyltransferase: protein MRVQVVEHPLISHKLTQLRRVETASNQFRELTRELVMLLSYEASGSIATEPVEIQTPVATMTGTQLADPKPLVVPILRAGLGMLDGMTAMVPTAEVGFLGMARNEETLDIITYAERLPEDLSGRHVFVLDPMLATGGTLAEAIRFLKKANAAKITCICLLAAPEGIERLRSKVGDIDVELYLAAIDEKLNEKSYIVPGLGDAGDRLYGLAQ, encoded by the coding sequence ATGCGCGTACAGGTTGTGGAACACCCACTGATCTCCCATAAGCTCACCCAGCTCCGCCGGGTGGAGACCGCCTCGAACCAGTTCCGCGAACTGACTCGGGAGCTGGTCATGCTGCTCTCCTATGAGGCCAGTGGATCCATCGCCACGGAGCCTGTCGAGATCCAGACCCCGGTGGCGACGATGACCGGGACCCAGCTTGCGGACCCCAAGCCGCTGGTCGTGCCGATCCTGCGCGCCGGCCTCGGCATGCTCGACGGCATGACCGCGATGGTCCCCACCGCCGAGGTCGGCTTCCTGGGCATGGCCCGGAACGAAGAGACCCTGGACATCATCACCTACGCCGAGCGCCTTCCCGAGGATCTCTCCGGCCGCCACGTCTTCGTCCTGGACCCGATGCTGGCCACGGGAGGCACGCTCGCCGAAGCCATCCGCTTCCTGAAGAAGGCCAACGCCGCGAAGATCACCTGCATCTGCCTGCTGGCCGCCCCGGAGGGCATCGAGCGGCTCCGCTCCAAGGTCGGCGACATAGACGTCGAGCTGTATCTGGCCGCCATCGACGAGAAGCTCAACGAGAAGTCCTATATCGTCCCGGGTCTCGGAGATGCAGGGGACCGGCTCTACGGCCTTGCGCAATAG
- a CDS encoding PTS fructose transporter subunit IIABC: MNTIITPELVSLDKLTVGTKREVIDALAAQIGSAGRSADFQALAADVWAREETSETGMPGGIAIPHCRTGAVTEATLAFARLAEPVDFGSSDGSADLVFMIAAPDGADQAHLKILSALATSLINEEFLAELRGAQTEQHVVDLVAEAVQPAPVTAAAGGRSSGAAGPSSGADTAASTSDAGEGSTPVGRLVAVTACPTGIAHTYMAADSLKKAAQEAGVDIQVETQGSSGATPLGADIIAAADAVIFATDVDVRDRHRFAGKPVIASRVKRGIDEPREMIAEALAAAKDPKAAVVPSGGAEDGDGSTAADGEHEGFGRKTQRVLMTGVSYMIPFVAAGGLLMALGFLLGGYNITEVAEDVALGNTLWNLPTADQLPEEFLGLGALGGYLGAVFFTLGSTAMGFLVPALAGYIAFGMADRPGIAPGFTAGAIALTMGAGFIGGIVGGVLAGAVALWFRRLSVPRWLAGLMPVVIIPLVATLVAGGLMLLVLGGPIAGLTSALETWLNGMTGSAAILLGIILGLMMCFDLGGPLNKVAYSFAVAGLSAAVADGNTGPLMIMATVMAAGMVPPLGMAFATFIDSRLFSAAERENGKTAVLLGAAFISEGAIPFAAADPLRVLPASMLGGAVTGAMTMAFGITSYAPHGGIFVPFAIDNFWLFLVAVLVGAVVTALSVIALKRWARKGVASPA, encoded by the coding sequence ATGAACACCATCATCACGCCGGAGCTGGTGAGCCTCGACAAGCTCACCGTCGGCACCAAGCGCGAGGTCATCGATGCCCTCGCCGCCCAGATCGGCTCTGCTGGTCGCAGCGCCGATTTCCAGGCGCTCGCGGCCGATGTCTGGGCCCGCGAAGAGACCTCCGAAACCGGCATGCCCGGTGGGATCGCCATCCCACACTGCCGCACCGGGGCAGTCACCGAGGCCACACTGGCCTTCGCCCGCCTCGCCGAGCCCGTGGACTTCGGCTCCTCCGACGGATCTGCGGATCTGGTCTTCATGATCGCCGCCCCCGACGGCGCCGACCAGGCCCACCTGAAGATCCTCTCCGCCCTGGCGACCTCGCTGATCAACGAGGAGTTCCTCGCCGAGCTGCGCGGGGCACAGACCGAGCAGCACGTGGTCGACCTCGTCGCCGAGGCGGTGCAGCCCGCGCCGGTCACGGCCGCCGCCGGCGGCCGCAGCTCCGGTGCCGCCGGCCCGTCATCCGGCGCCGACACCGCCGCATCGACCTCCGACGCCGGTGAGGGCAGCACCCCGGTGGGGCGGCTCGTCGCCGTCACCGCCTGCCCGACCGGCATCGCGCACACCTATATGGCAGCCGATTCGCTGAAGAAGGCCGCGCAGGAAGCCGGTGTGGACATCCAGGTGGAGACCCAGGGATCTTCCGGCGCGACTCCCCTGGGCGCCGACATCATCGCTGCGGCGGACGCCGTGATCTTCGCCACCGATGTGGATGTGCGTGACCGCCACCGCTTCGCCGGAAAGCCGGTCATCGCTTCACGCGTCAAGCGCGGCATCGATGAGCCTCGCGAGATGATCGCAGAGGCGCTCGCCGCGGCCAAGGACCCGAAGGCCGCCGTCGTCCCCTCCGGTGGTGCCGAGGACGGCGATGGCAGCACAGCAGCCGATGGGGAACACGAAGGCTTCGGTCGAAAGACGCAGCGGGTCCTGATGACCGGGGTCAGCTACATGATCCCCTTCGTCGCCGCGGGCGGCCTGCTCATGGCGCTGGGCTTTCTGCTCGGCGGCTACAACATCACCGAGGTCGCTGAAGATGTGGCTCTCGGAAACACCCTGTGGAACCTGCCCACCGCAGACCAGCTGCCGGAGGAGTTCCTCGGCCTCGGCGCTCTGGGCGGTTACCTCGGCGCGGTGTTCTTCACCCTGGGCAGCACGGCCATGGGCTTCCTGGTCCCCGCGCTGGCCGGCTACATCGCCTTCGGCATGGCCGATCGCCCGGGCATCGCCCCCGGCTTCACGGCCGGCGCGATCGCGCTGACCATGGGTGCCGGATTCATCGGGGGCATCGTCGGCGGCGTCCTCGCCGGCGCCGTCGCACTGTGGTTCCGCCGGCTCAGCGTCCCGCGCTGGTTGGCGGGTCTGATGCCGGTGGTGATCATTCCGCTGGTGGCCACCCTGGTCGCCGGCGGCCTGATGCTGCTCGTCCTCGGCGGACCGATCGCTGGGCTGACCTCAGCCCTGGAGACCTGGCTCAACGGGATGACCGGGTCTGCGGCCATCCTCCTGGGCATCATCCTGGGCCTGATGATGTGCTTCGACCTCGGCGGACCCCTGAACAAGGTGGCGTACTCCTTCGCCGTGGCCGGCCTCTCGGCAGCTGTGGCTGATGGAAACACCGGGCCGCTGATGATCATGGCCACTGTCATGGCCGCCGGCATGGTGCCGCCGCTGGGCATGGCCTTTGCCACGTTCATCGACTCCCGGCTGTTCAGCGCCGCGGAGCGCGAGAACGGCAAGACCGCCGTGCTGCTCGGCGCCGCGTTCATCTCCGAGGGTGCCATCCCATTCGCGGCGGCCGATCCGCTGCGCGTGCTGCCAGCCTCCATGCTCGGCGGTGCGGTGACCGGTGCGATGACGATGGCCTTCGGCATCACGTCCTACGCGCCCCACGGCGGCATCTTCGTGCCGTTCGCCATCGACAACTTCTGGCTGTTCCTGGTCGCTGTGCTGGTCGGTGCCGTGGTCACCGCGCTCTCGGTGATCGCACTGAAGCGCTGGGCACGCAAGGGTGTAGCCTCTCCTGCATGA
- a CDS encoding HPr family phosphocarrier protein: protein MIERTAVIAAAAGLHARPAAAFAYAAAAQPVLVEIARTAAPERSVQADSLLGVMSLNASHGETVVLRAGGAQAENALEELVRLLESGS from the coding sequence ATGATTGAGCGGACTGCGGTGATCGCCGCGGCGGCCGGGCTTCACGCCCGGCCTGCCGCGGCGTTCGCGTATGCGGCCGCGGCACAGCCGGTCCTCGTGGAGATCGCCCGAACGGCTGCGCCGGAGCGTTCGGTGCAGGCCGACAGCCTGCTGGGCGTGATGAGTCTGAACGCGAGCCACGGCGAGACAGTGGTGCTGCGCGCTGGCGGAGCGCAGGCTGAGAACGCGCTGGAGGAGCTGGTGCGTCTGCTGGAGTCAGGGAGCTGA
- a CDS encoding 1-phosphofructokinase family hexose kinase — MIVTFTPNPSLDKTLVLDAPLRPGAVQRAVGHSAEPGGKGVNISRALTAAGTPSLAVLPGDARDPVLLALQELDVPARALPIGAPLRTNTAITDHAGVTTKINEPGPEFDAALTESLLRLLLEASEGAAWVALAGSLPPGVPVDFYAQAITALRETFGEHAPRIALDTSGAPLAAALKAAPDLIKPNAEELLELHAAVAGPAASPASAPASTLDGEVNGPSIDEQAQAETLETDPLRAAHLALELQGHGARACLVTLGAHGAVLIPHSAPEASHRPAEALRAWGPPIIPRSTVGAGDASLAGFLASAQAGSSPTESLKQAMAMGRAAAELSGSTMPTPDQLITENLSTEQLILVPSTTTTANVETS; from the coding sequence GTGATCGTCACCTTCACTCCCAATCCGAGCCTGGACAAGACACTGGTGCTCGATGCTCCGCTGCGTCCCGGAGCGGTGCAGCGGGCCGTGGGCCACTCCGCAGAGCCCGGCGGCAAGGGCGTGAACATCTCCCGCGCGCTGACCGCCGCAGGAACACCCTCTCTGGCGGTGCTTCCCGGCGATGCCCGGGACCCGGTGCTGCTCGCGCTGCAGGAGCTCGATGTGCCAGCACGCGCGCTGCCCATCGGGGCGCCCCTGCGAACCAACACCGCCATCACCGACCACGCAGGCGTGACCACGAAGATCAACGAGCCCGGTCCCGAGTTCGACGCCGCGCTCACCGAGTCCCTGCTTCGGCTGCTCCTGGAGGCCTCAGAGGGCGCGGCCTGGGTGGCGCTGGCCGGATCGCTGCCGCCGGGAGTCCCCGTGGACTTCTACGCTCAGGCGATCACCGCACTTCGGGAGACGTTCGGCGAGCACGCTCCGCGGATCGCGCTGGACACCTCGGGGGCACCGCTGGCAGCCGCACTGAAGGCGGCGCCGGACCTGATCAAGCCCAACGCCGAGGAGCTGCTCGAGCTGCATGCCGCCGTGGCGGGCCCGGCCGCCTCCCCTGCCTCCGCGCCCGCCTCCACGCTGGACGGGGAGGTCAATGGTCCAAGCATCGATGAGCAGGCACAGGCAGAGACGCTGGAAACCGACCCGCTGCGGGCGGCGCATCTCGCCCTGGAGCTGCAGGGCCACGGGGCTCGCGCCTGCCTCGTCACCCTGGGTGCTCACGGAGCAGTGCTCATTCCACACAGCGCACCGGAGGCCTCCCACCGACCGGCCGAGGCGCTGCGGGCGTGGGGGCCTCCGATCATTCCCCGCTCCACGGTGGGTGCCGGCGATGCCTCGCTGGCAGGATTCCTGGCCTCCGCGCAGGCCGGGAGCTCCCCGACCGAGTCCCTGAAGCAGGCCATGGCCATGGGACGCGCCGCCGCCGAGCTGTCCGGTTCCACCATGCCGACACCTGACCAGCTGATCACTGAAAACCTCAGCACCGAACAGCTCATCCTCGTCCCAAGCACAACCACTACAGCGAATGTGGAGACATCATGA
- a CDS encoding winged helix-turn-helix domain-containing protein — translation MSAHLSQPHNPGYVHVSVRNAARRAEMARRMREANASAASGDAHPRTAPVPVVAQNGGGPQMVQPDVVTRGFVVYVGLDEDTASAAGTSLHKIATELRDYVEHIAAEAQVHIAMALASAAHEGSDLEVVRQALGDPTVTHRGVEVPVNTPPAPSSSGVLIDLSRREVRLDGEGLNLTFKEFELLNYLVDNGSRTVGREELLQTLWRNVDADQMPNERTIDVHIRRLRSKLGRLANTVRTVRGEGYRFYEHPEVTVWAAPEYSI, via the coding sequence ATGTCCGCACATCTGAGCCAGCCGCACAATCCTGGCTACGTTCATGTCTCCGTGCGCAACGCCGCCCGCCGAGCCGAGATGGCTCGCAGGATGCGCGAGGCCAATGCCAGTGCGGCCTCCGGGGACGCACATCCACGCACCGCGCCGGTGCCGGTGGTCGCCCAGAACGGCGGCGGGCCACAGATGGTCCAGCCCGATGTCGTGACGCGCGGCTTCGTGGTCTACGTGGGCCTCGATGAGGACACCGCCAGCGCCGCGGGCACCTCGCTGCACAAGATCGCCACCGAGCTGCGCGACTACGTGGAGCACATCGCCGCCGAGGCCCAGGTGCACATCGCCATGGCCCTCGCCTCCGCCGCCCATGAGGGCAGCGACCTCGAAGTGGTGCGTCAGGCCCTGGGAGACCCCACTGTCACCCACCGTGGGGTGGAGGTGCCGGTCAACACGCCACCTGCGCCGAGCAGCTCCGGGGTGCTGATCGATCTCTCCCGCCGCGAGGTCCGGCTCGACGGGGAAGGCCTGAATCTCACCTTCAAGGAGTTCGAGCTGCTGAACTACCTGGTGGACAACGGCTCGCGCACTGTGGGCCGTGAAGAGCTGCTGCAGACCCTGTGGCGCAATGTCGACGCGGACCAGATGCCCAATGAGCGAACCATTGACGTCCATATCCGCCGGCTGCGCTCCAAGCTCGGTCGGCTGGCCAACACGGTGCGCACTGTCCGCGGAGAGGGCTACCGGTTCTACGAGCACCCCGAGGTCACCGTCTGGGCGGCCCCTGAGTACTCGATCTGA
- a CDS encoding DeoR/GlpR family DNA-binding transcription regulator encodes MTLLAPERHERILDRLRRSGTVTVQEIAQDLKVTRETVRRDLDQLETAGSLQRVHGGAVVSSSPSRRETSLRQRQSEHSRQKQAIALEALRYVPSSPDASLLLDAGTTTEALAELLAAEFIDEQHTRFLTTSSVPIAQKLAELAALDVEVLGGKVRGITGAVVGAQAVATLARRQADVAFIGTNGVDASFGLSTPDTAEAAVKSGLVHAARQVVLLADSSKLGLRTLVQFATLEEIDVLITDAEPHAELAHALHEADVRVVVAVTQ; translated from the coding sequence ATGACACTGCTCGCCCCCGAGCGCCACGAGCGCATCCTCGACCGATTGCGCCGCAGCGGCACAGTCACGGTCCAAGAGATCGCCCAGGACCTGAAGGTCACGAGAGAGACGGTTCGCCGCGATCTCGATCAGCTGGAGACGGCGGGTTCGCTGCAGCGGGTGCACGGCGGGGCCGTCGTCAGCTCGAGTCCCTCCCGCAGAGAGACCTCGCTGAGGCAGCGGCAGAGTGAGCACTCCCGGCAGAAGCAGGCCATCGCGCTCGAGGCGCTGCGCTACGTGCCCTCCTCCCCCGATGCCTCGCTGCTCCTCGACGCCGGCACCACCACCGAGGCGCTCGCCGAGCTGCTCGCCGCCGAGTTCATCGACGAGCAGCACACGCGATTCCTCACCACCAGCTCCGTGCCCATTGCGCAGAAGCTCGCCGAGCTGGCCGCCCTGGACGTCGAGGTGCTCGGCGGAAAGGTCCGCGGGATCACCGGGGCCGTGGTCGGCGCCCAGGCGGTGGCCACACTGGCCCGCCGACAGGCCGATGTCGCGTTCATCGGCACCAATGGGGTGGACGCGAGCTTCGGCCTCTCCACACCGGACACCGCTGAAGCCGCCGTGAAGTCCGGGCTGGTCCACGCCGCCCGTCAGGTCGTGCTGCTTGCTGATTCAAGCAAGCTCGGCCTGCGCACGCTTGTACAGTTCGCCACCCTAGAGGAGATCGATGTGCTGATCACCGATGCCGAGCCACACGCGGAGCTCGCTCACGCGCTGCACGAGGCGGATGTCCGAGTCGTCGTGGCGGTCACCCAGTGA
- a CDS encoding BCCT family transporter: MSLSAKKHAMSPTGRERPSGVFLVSTVSLLGFVLWAALAPEHLTTVMTAASNWTSQHIGWSYLVVTTGCIGLMLYMGFSRFGKIRLGEDHDRPEFSNWSWIAMICGTVMGIGLISYGAAEPMTHFMVPPHGLAGAETMDAAVTAMQFSYFNWGPNAWALFGVFGLAIAYSTHRRHNTGLISPMLRPVLGRSMDGWAGQLIDIFTIIATLFGTTTSLGLGAAQIAEGVNSLTGIPSDLFVQVVIIGAITVIFTLSAMSGVSRGIKWISKATMLAAAGLGLYVLVIGPTSFISNLYFRSMGQFIAEFPMVALLTPGTPEDLQWMQWWTYFMMAWWLSWGAFVGIFLAKISKGRSIREFVVAVLGVPTLVFSLWFTIFGGSAINSDMFRGTNIGEATLEDTNVTFFALLGELPLTAITSVLTVVMVVLFFVSSADSNTFVLSVLSSRGSMNPTRPMLGIWGLLTGLCAIVLLLAGGLQALQQTALLSAVPFTIIVVLLGVSLVKEIRRDPRFRDTRPVTRTEQEAKIGS, encoded by the coding sequence ATGAGTCTGTCAGCCAAGAAGCACGCCATGAGCCCGACCGGCCGCGAGCGCCCGAGCGGGGTCTTCCTCGTCTCGACCGTCTCGCTGCTCGGGTTCGTGCTGTGGGCGGCGCTGGCGCCGGAGCACCTGACCACAGTGATGACGGCGGCCTCGAACTGGACCTCACAGCACATCGGATGGTCATACCTGGTCGTCACCACGGGCTGCATCGGACTCATGCTCTACATGGGCTTCAGCCGGTTCGGGAAGATCCGACTGGGTGAGGACCACGACCGCCCCGAGTTCAGCAACTGGTCCTGGATCGCCATGATCTGCGGCACCGTGATGGGGATCGGGCTGATCAGCTATGGCGCCGCGGAACCGATGACCCACTTCATGGTTCCGCCGCATGGGCTCGCCGGGGCGGAGACCATGGACGCGGCCGTGACGGCCATGCAGTTCTCCTACTTCAACTGGGGGCCCAATGCCTGGGCGCTCTTCGGCGTCTTCGGCCTGGCCATCGCCTACTCCACGCACCGCCGCCACAACACCGGGCTCATCTCCCCCATGCTGCGCCCGGTGCTGGGCCGGAGCATGGACGGCTGGGCTGGTCAGCTCATCGACATCTTCACCATCATCGCCACCCTCTTCGGCACGACCACCTCGCTGGGACTGGGCGCGGCGCAGATCGCCGAAGGGGTCAACAGCCTGACCGGGATCCCGTCCGATCTCTTCGTCCAGGTCGTCATCATCGGCGCCATCACCGTGATCTTCACGCTCTCCGCCATGTCGGGGGTCAGCAGAGGGATCAAGTGGATCAGCAAGGCGACGATGCTCGCCGCTGCCGGGCTGGGCCTCTACGTCCTGGTGATCGGCCCGACCAGCTTCATCTCGAACCTGTACTTCCGCTCCATGGGACAGTTCATCGCAGAGTTCCCGATGGTCGCGCTGCTCACCCCCGGCACGCCCGAGGACCTGCAGTGGATGCAGTGGTGGACCTACTTCATGATGGCCTGGTGGCTGAGCTGGGGCGCCTTCGTCGGGATCTTCCTCGCGAAGATCTCCAAGGGCAGGAGCATCCGGGAGTTCGTGGTGGCCGTGCTCGGCGTGCCCACCCTGGTCTTCAGCCTCTGGTTCACCATCTTCGGCGGCAGCGCCATCAACTCCGACATGTTCCGCGGCACGAACATCGGCGAGGCGACGCTGGAGGACACCAACGTGACCTTCTTCGCGCTGCTGGGAGAGCTGCCGCTCACCGCGATCACCTCCGTGCTCACCGTGGTCATGGTGGTCCTGTTCTTCGTCTCCAGCGCCGACTCCAACACCTTCGTGCTGAGCGTGCTCTCCTCACGCGGCTCGATGAATCCCACTCGACCCATGCTGGGCATCTGGGGCCTGCTCACCGGGCTCTGCGCCATCGTCCTGCTCCTCGCAGGAGGACTGCAGGCGCTGCAGCAGACCGCGCTGCTCTCTGCGGTCCCCTTCACGATCATCGTCGTGCTGCTGGGAGTATCTCTGGTCAAGGAGATCCGCAGAGACCCGCGCTTCCGCGACACTCGACCGGTCACACGCACTGAGCAGGAAGCGAAGATCGGCTCCTAG
- a CDS encoding phosphoenolpyruvate carboxykinase (GTP), whose protein sequence is MVNTVATAPGENSSTDHRTTAPAFTADAPTTHTPLLNFVEEIAALTQPARVHWVEGSEAEHRTLTDELVETGTLTRLTSPDFPNSFAAFSDPADVARVESRTFICSENERDAGFTNNWVDPAEMREKLQGVFAGAMRGRTMYVIPFVMGHLDAEDPKFGVEITDSAYVVTSMRIMARIGTDVLRKIEELNAFFVPAVHSVGAPLEPGEQDVPWPCNGEKYIVHYPETREIWSFGSGYGGNALLGKKCYALRIASVMARDEGWLAEHMLILKLTSPANRSYFIAGAFPSACGKTNLALIDPTLEGWKAETLGDDITWIRPGHDGELRVVNPESGYFGVAPGTGWHTNANAMRAIAKGSSVFTNCALTDDGGVWWEGMTEEPPAHLTDWRGQDWTPDSDEPAAHPNARFCTPIDQTDMLAEEYFEPDGVRLDAILFGGRRKTTVPLVTQARDWNHGIFFGATLSSETTAAAEGAVGTVRRDPMAMLPFIGYDAGDYLKHWVEVSGRADQSKLPEIFLVNWFRKGRDGKISWPGFAENSRVLKWVTERLDGEGEAVETPIGFTPTMDALDLSGLEITPEALEDSIRVDRQEWATELEGIDEWFAQFGDSLPTSIAAEQEELRRRLSS, encoded by the coding sequence ATGGTCAACACCGTTGCAACGGCGCCCGGTGAGAACAGCTCCACAGACCACAGGACCACTGCTCCTGCGTTCACGGCTGATGCACCCACCACACACACCCCGCTGCTGAACTTCGTGGAGGAGATCGCAGCCCTCACCCAGCCCGCACGGGTTCACTGGGTGGAAGGCTCCGAAGCGGAGCACCGCACCCTGACTGACGAGCTGGTCGAGACCGGCACTCTGACCCGGCTCACCAGTCCCGACTTTCCGAACTCCTTCGCCGCGTTCTCTGACCCCGCAGACGTGGCCCGCGTGGAGTCACGCACCTTCATCTGCTCTGAGAACGAGCGTGACGCCGGGTTCACCAACAACTGGGTCGACCCCGCCGAGATGCGTGAGAAGCTCCAGGGGGTCTTCGCCGGTGCCATGCGCGGGCGAACCATGTACGTGATCCCCTTCGTGATGGGCCACCTGGACGCCGAGGATCCCAAGTTCGGCGTGGAGATCACCGATTCCGCCTACGTGGTGACCAGCATGCGCATCATGGCCCGGATCGGCACCGATGTGCTGCGCAAGATCGAAGAGCTGAATGCCTTCTTCGTGCCGGCGGTCCACTCCGTGGGAGCGCCGCTGGAGCCCGGGGAGCAGGACGTCCCCTGGCCGTGCAATGGCGAGAAGTACATCGTGCACTACCCGGAGACCCGCGAGATCTGGTCCTTCGGCTCCGGCTACGGGGGAAACGCCCTGCTGGGGAAGAAGTGCTACGCCCTGCGCATCGCGTCGGTGATGGCGCGGGATGAGGGGTGGCTGGCGGAGCACATGCTCATCCTGAAGCTGACCAGTCCAGCGAACCGCAGCTACTTCATCGCCGGTGCGTTCCCCTCGGCCTGCGGCAAGACGAATCTCGCGCTCATCGACCCCACGCTTGAAGGGTGGAAGGCCGAGACCCTGGGCGACGACATCACCTGGATCCGGCCGGGTCACGACGGTGAGCTGCGTGTGGTCAACCCGGAGTCCGGCTACTTCGGCGTCGCCCCCGGCACGGGCTGGCACACCAACGCCAACGCCATGCGCGCCATCGCCAAGGGCAGCTCGGTCTTCACCAACTGCGCGCTCACCGATGACGGCGGCGTGTGGTGGGAAGGCATGACCGAGGAGCCACCGGCGCACCTGACGGACTGGCGAGGCCAGGACTGGACTCCGGACTCCGATGAGCCGGCGGCCCATCCCAATGCGCGCTTCTGCACCCCGATCGATCAGACGGACATGCTCGCCGAGGAATACTTCGAGCCCGACGGGGTCAGGTTGGACGCCATCCTCTTCGGCGGTCGGCGCAAGACCACGGTTCCGCTGGTCACCCAGGCCCGCGACTGGAACCACGGCATCTTCTTCGGAGCCACGCTCTCCTCCGAGACCACGGCGGCGGCCGAAGGCGCGGTGGGCACGGTCCGTCGGGACCCGATGGCCATGCTGCCGTTCATCGGGTACGACGCCGGAGATTACCTCAAGCACTGGGTGGAGGTCTCCGGTCGGGCAGATCAGTCGAAGCTGCCCGAGATCTTCCTGGTCAACTGGTTCCGCAAGGGTCGGGACGGCAAGATCTCCTGGCCTGGCTTCGCCGAGAACTCCCGGGTGCTGAAATGGGTCACAGAGCGTCTGGACGGGGAGGGTGAGGCCGTGGAGACGCCCATCGGCTTCACGCCGACCATGGACGCCCTGGACCTCTCCGGACTGGAGATCACCCCCGAGGCGCTCGAAGACTCGATCAGAGTCGACCGGCAGGAATGGGCCACCGAACTCGAGGGCATCGATGAGTGGTTCGCCCAGTTCGGGGACTCGCTGCCGACGTCGATCGCGGCGGAGCAGGAGGAGCTGAGACGACGGCTCTCATCCTGA
- a CDS encoding SixA phosphatase family protein: protein MPELLILRHGESGHSFSGDDHSRTLTDHGRQQARAVGRWLMESGHLPDNTVCSDAMRTRQTCIWVNHELGEKAPTPYLDQRLYLAAPRSMLAIINEVPETVRSLLVVAHMPGVQELSMDLASARSAEDPVIQMAGSWPPAGLARFEVDKPWAELDGRDAQLTDFFTAD from the coding sequence GTGCCTGAACTGCTGATCCTGCGCCACGGGGAGTCTGGACATTCCTTCTCCGGGGATGACCACTCCCGAACCCTGACCGACCACGGGCGGCAGCAGGCCCGCGCCGTCGGCCGCTGGCTCATGGAGTCCGGGCACCTGCCGGACAACACGGTCTGCTCCGATGCGATGCGAACGCGGCAGACCTGCATCTGGGTCAATCACGAGCTCGGGGAGAAGGCACCGACTCCGTATCTGGACCAGCGGCTGTATCTGGCGGCGCCGCGGTCCATGCTCGCGATCATCAATGAGGTGCCCGAGACGGTGCGCTCGCTGCTGGTCGTCGCGCATATGCCCGGCGTGCAGGAGCTCAGCATGGACCTGGCCTCGGCACGCTCGGCGGAGGACCCCGTGATCCAGATGGCTGGCTCCTGGCCGCCCGCGGGACTGGCGCGGTTCGAGGTGGACAAACCCTGGGCCGAACTCGATGGGCGCGATGCACAGCTCACGGACTTCTTCACCGCCGATTGA